Proteins from a single region of Anthonomus grandis grandis chromosome 10, icAntGran1.3, whole genome shotgun sequence:
- the LOC126741604 gene encoding protein obstructor-E-like has product MKSSVCGVAFLAIFGLVSSQQLKGNQEDPCQVKARVVGDETYCDRYWECVNGQPELYDCPNGLVYAGKNRGVTEGCDYPWRSNYCDGKQQANPPIGTDHCDWLYGIFGHETSCTRYWTCWNGTATEQLCIGGLLYNERTHSCDWPENVDGCQKHPLCNDDPNGNVPLGKSCNRYWQCQGGYPRLQRCPAMLVFDRRSLRCVVPPTEDCDIPSTLPPPIQEDEDQNIPQNNPKNRGQREEQNFPNLPQGAIPIPLKGKPKN; this is encoded by the exons atgaagagtTCAGTTTGTGGGGTCGCTTTTCTTGCGATTTtcg gtTTAGTTAGTTCCCAACAACTAAAAGGTAACCAGGAAGATCCTTGCCAGGTTAAAGCTAGGGTGGTAGGTGATGAAACATATTGTGACag gtattgGGAATGCGTAAATGGACAACCAGAGCTTTACGACTGTCCAAATGGCTTAGTTTATGCAGGAAAGAACCGAGGAGTCACGGAAGGATGTGATTATCCATGGAGATCAAACTACTGCGATGGAAAACAACAAGCAA aTCCTCCAATTGGTACCGACCATTGCGATTGGTTGTACGGCATCTTTGGACATGAAACATCTTGTACCAGATATTGGACTTGCTGGAATGGTACAGCAACAGAACAACTGTGCATTGGTGGACTCTTGTACAATGAGAGAACCCACTCTTGCGATTGGCCTGAGAATGTAGATGGATGTCAAAAACATC CTTTATGTAACGATGACCCCAATGGTAATGTGCCTTTAGGAAAATCTTGTAATAGATATTGGCAGTGTCAAGGTGGATATCCGAGATTGCAGAGGTGTCCCGCCATGTTGGTGTTTGATAGGAGGTCACTGAG GTGCGTGGTTCCTCCTACTGAAGACTGTGACATACCTAGCACACTTCCTCCACCAATACAAGAGGATGAGGATCAGAACATTCCacaaaataatccaaaaaataGAGGACAACGAGAAGAACAGAACTTCCCTAATCTACCTCAAGGAGCAATTCCTATTCCACTTAAAggcaaaccaaaaaattaa